A DNA window from Schistocerca gregaria isolate iqSchGreg1 chromosome 2, iqSchGreg1.2, whole genome shotgun sequence contains the following coding sequences:
- the LOC126335738 gene encoding uncharacterized protein LOC126335738 yields the protein MPLACTAPPILPATKTTNGTRATSRAIEQQQRRRSHVRNSAAAAAAAAAAEAATPVSGEQAAAQGGPSSSTVAAILLFVLILPAAPDPAAAAAAAHHNATTPLSLLNPWLSACDIADPATAPDLRGSCSARDAMPSLSDNNHYSNNYDSGVNKQRNNNSSSNYGRDTEAAAAAAEAEMTTGRLNGQVSEGPGPPCGGGGGADRECLCGGVCCGRAPLDALKPEARAAALRGPPAACRAHLRALARLDALAATLACKFDELLRRYDCAQDYSVSFGCAHCQVGRSVARVPRRAAPRRTRAIDPPRRAAPRRYSTWRPESVVARRATPPPANTHYNLPIH from the exons ATGCCCCTGGCCTGTACGGCGCCACCTATTCTCCCAGCGACGAAGACGACAAACGGAACAAGAGCGACATCGAGAGCGAtcgagcagcagcagcggcgccgGAGCCACGTCAGGAactcggcggcagcagcagcagcagcagcagcggcggaagCAGCGACACCGGTCTCGGGAGAGCAAGCCGCGGCCCAGGGCGGTCCCAGTTCGAGCACCGTCGCCGCCATCCTCCTGTTCGTCCTGATACTGCCGGCGGCACCCgacccggcggcggcggcggcggcggcgcaccacaACGCGACGACGCCGCTCTCGCTCCTGAACCCCTGGTTGTCAGCCTGTGATATCGCGGACCCGGCCACCGCGCCGGACCTCAGGGGCAGCTGCAGTGCGCGGGACGCGATGCCCTCTCTCTCGGATAATAATCACTACAGTAATAATTACGATAGCGGAGTTAATAAGCAGCGTaacaataatagtagtagtaattacGGTAGGGacacggaggcggcggcggcggcggcggaggccgaGATGACGACGGGTCGGCTCAACGGGCAGGTGTCGGAGGGCCCGGGGCCGCCGTGCGGGGGCGGGGGCGGAGCAGACCGAGAGTGCCTTTGCGGGGGCGTG TGCTGCGGCCGCGCGCCGCTCGACGCGCTCAAGCCCGAGGCGCGCGCCGCCGCGCTGCGCGGCCCGCCCGCCGCCTGCCGCGCGCACCTGCGCGCCCTCGCGCGCCTCGACGCGCTCGCCGCCACGCTCGCCTGCAAGTTCGACGAGCTGCTGCGCCGCTACGACTGCGCGCAGGACTACTCCGTCAGCTTCGGCTGCGCCCACTGCCAGGTAGGCCGCAGCGTCGCCCGCGtcccacgccgcgccgcgccgcgccgcacacGCGCCATCgatccgccgcgccgcgccgcgccgcgacgcTACTCCACGTGGCGCCCGGAGAGCGTCGTGGCACGCCGTGCGACGCCCCCTCCGGCGAACACCCACTACAATCTGCCAATCCACTGA